Below is a genomic region from Pseudomonas svalbardensis.
CGGGCTGGGCGTTAATGGGCCTCGCGGCCACCCGTCCGGAGCTGCCGGGGCTGATCATCGTCAATGGTGCGCCGTTGTCGTACTGGGCCGGCGTCAATGGCCGCAATCCGATGCGCTACACCGGCGGTTTGCTGGGTGGTGGCTGGATGGCACGCCTCGGTAGCGACCTCGGTAATGACCGTTTCGACGGCACCTGGCTGGTGAGCAATTTCGAAAACCTGGACCCGGCCAACACCTATTGGGGCAAGTACTACCACCTGTTCAGCGAAGTCGACAGCGAGGCCGCACGCTTTCTGGATTTCGAACGCTGGTGGGGCAGCCCGACCCTGCTCAATGGCGAAGAGATCGAGATGATTGTCGACGACCTGTTCATCGGCAATCGGCTGTCCGGTGGCCTCGGTCGCAAGAGCAGCGGGCTTGACCTCAAGCTGATCGAAGTGCCGGTGATGGTGTTCTGCTCGTATGGCGACAACATCACCTCCCCGCAGCAGGCACTGGACTGGATCACCGACGTCTATCCCAGCGATCTCGCGTTGCAAAATGCCGGACGCACCATCGTTTACCTGCGACACGCGAGCATCGGTCACCTGGGCATCTTCGTGTCCGGTGAAGTGGCGCGGCGTGAACACCGTGAACTGCTCGGTGCGGTCGATGCGATCAATGCGCTGTCAGCCGGGCTGTATGAAATGCTGATCGAAGATCTGCCGGAGAATTCGGCGACGCCGTATGCCGTGCGTTTCGAACGCCGGCGTATCGCCGACATCCATGGCCAGGTGCAGCCGCCCCGTGATGACGATCGCGAATTTGCGCAGGTCCAGCGCGCGTCCGATATCAACAACAGTGTGTACGACGAATTCATACGCCCGTGGTTGCGCCAGCTGATCAACGAACCCGGCGCCGAACTGCTGCGCCGGGCGCACCCTTTCCATCAGCAGCAAGTGGCCTGGAGCAGTTTGAACCCGGCGCTGTGGTGGCTGGCAGGCAGTGCCGCCCAAGTGAGCAAGGATCGTCACCCCGCCAGCCAGAACAACCCGTTGCTGGTCTGGCAGGAACTGTTTTCCAACCAGGTGCAGGACGCCTTGAACGGCTATCGGGATCTGCGCGATGCGGCTCAGGAAATGTGTTTCTACGGCGTGTATGGCGTACTCAACAGCCTCACCGGCAATGCACCCGGGCGAAATCTTCAGGAACATGCCGAGCAGCACGACAAGGTTTTGATCGAGCGCTTGCAGGATGCCCTGCCCCTTGGCGGCCTGATGGAAGCCTTGATACGGATCCTGTTCCTGCTGGGCCGCGACAGCGACGAGCCGGGCAAGGAAAGTGTCGAAAAATTGATCCTGCAAATGCAGGTGCTGCTCCAGGGCTACAGTGCCGAGCCGCTTGATTTGCGCGAAACCCTGCGCCTGCAAAAACTGCTGGTCGCCACCCATCCGCAAGAAAGCCTGCACAGCCTGCCCTTGATGCTTGCCGAGGTCGAAGAACGCCAGCAAGTGCTCGCGGCCGTCGCCAATTTACTGCCGGAACTGCTGACCAGCGGCGCAGACAACCCATTCTGGTGTGAACTGCACACGCTGCTCGACGTGCCGCTGCCGGGTTTCAGCCTGACCCAACCACCCGGTGAAGCCGAGGCCATCGAAGAGAAAGTCCCGGCGATAACCCCAGAGCCAATCAAACAGAAAACCCCTGCGGTAATCCCCGAGCCAATCAAGCAGAAAAACCCCGCAGCGATCCCTGACCCTATCGCCAAGATTGCGAGTCCAGCGGGCAAACCTGCCAAGGGCAAGAAAGGCGTAAAAAACCTCCGGTGAAATAACGTTTAACGGTGAGGAGAACCGCGTCACACGGGCGCGGCTTCCTCGATTTCAAACGATTCATCGGCCCGATACTGACCGGGTGTCATGCCAAACCAGCGGCTACAGGCTTTGTTGAAACTGCTGTGGTCATGAAAACCAAGGAGATACGCGACATGTTTCATGTTGAAGCGAGAATTGCGCAAGTAGAATTCGGCCAATTGCCGGCGCACGGCATTCTGCACGTCCTTGAATTGCGTCCCGTCTTTTTCCAGGGTGCGTTGTAGCGTTCGCTTGCTGATGTTCAATGCGGCCGCGATCGACTCCATATCACACGACCCCTGGCCCTGACTCAAGCGCTTGGTAATGAGTGCCCGAATTCTGCCGACGATGGTGAAGCCATGCAGCGAAACCAATCGAGCTTCGGCAAAACTGTCATGCAGTACCGCCAGTTCTTCGTTAGCCATGCTCAGCGGACGCAGAAGCTCCTGCCCGTCAAACAGGATGCTGTCATAGGCAGCCCCAAAATGCAGGTCGCAGCCAAACAGCCTTTGATGCTCGGACGTGTCTTCAGGTTCGGGATAGGCGAACTCCACACTCAGCGGTTGCGGTAAGTTGCCTCCCGCCAGCCAACGGCAAAAACCCAGCAATGACGCCATGCCTGCATCCGAGTACTGCCGGGGTTTGACCGACCCCTTTTGCTGATGATCAAGCGCCGCCAGCCGATAATGCTGTTGCTCCGGCAAAAAGAAGAGGCTGAATCCGGTACTGATCAAAGGGCTGAAACGTACCAGGCGTTCAAGTGCTTTTTTCAGATTCAAACTGGACATCATGGTGTAGCCGACGATCTGAAGGTTACCGGGATGGAAGTTTCCATAGGCCTTCAAACCGATGTCTGGATCGCCAGCGGCCTGGGCTCCCAGTTCCCATAGCCGATAAATAGCCCTTCGTTCGCAGTACGCTCCCGGGTTGTTAACGGACTCCATGTCCATCCCAGCCTCCCGACACAGACTGGCAACATCCAGCCCTTGTGCCGAGAGCGTATTCACCAGCACGCTGGCATAACCTGAACTGATTCTATACATGACGTCCTCAATGACCTGTGGAACCGAACATCCTGTCCGGAGCCATGACTGATCTGCGTTGAATCAAAATCCTAACGGGGTGTTCCGTTGCCAATATTGATCCCAGTATAGGTAATCCTCACTTTTAGCCAGTTTTTCAGACCATTCGTCACCCTGTAGCAGCTGCCGAGCACCGCGAGGCTGCGTTCGAGGACGAAGTCCTCGCAAATCCTGGGTACGCGGTTTTCCTGAAAGAGCGCTGTGTCTGGTTTTACGACGGCTACGCCGCCGAACGCAGCCTCGCGGGCTCGGCAGCTGCTACACGCGGCTTGGCGATGACAAAGGCAGTGAACAGTTCAATTTCATTCCGTGCATGGCACCGTTGGACACCAGACAGTCACCTCTCAACACTTCCGCACACCCCGCCAATACCGAACAATCCACCCATCTTGCAGCGCAAAACACAAAAAGGAAGAGAGTGTATGAAGTCGCTTAGTCGTATTGCGTTGGTCACGGGTGGCATGGGTGGGATTGGCAC
It encodes:
- a CDS encoding DUF3141 domain-containing protein is translated as MGQEVNIALQDEKLSDPVGLFEHLNHLQRLNTRNVLDAVQKRQAKTFAPLSLGQLRQPTPADWQEYFTDLGQRSVLFWDTLRQRGDNTLAHERAGYPLLLKFNHETLVAGEDLPRPVNYSLLQILGGPGQQIDSKKQPVIIIDPRGGHGSGIGGFKQDSVIGESLRAGHPTYFVSFSHSPRPGQTLADITEAQARFIEVVSARHPDSTKPVVIGNCQAGWALMGLAATRPELPGLIIVNGAPLSYWAGVNGRNPMRYTGGLLGGGWMARLGSDLGNDRFDGTWLVSNFENLDPANTYWGKYYHLFSEVDSEAARFLDFERWWGSPTLLNGEEIEMIVDDLFIGNRLSGGLGRKSSGLDLKLIEVPVMVFCSYGDNITSPQQALDWITDVYPSDLALQNAGRTIVYLRHASIGHLGIFVSGEVARREHRELLGAVDAINALSAGLYEMLIEDLPENSATPYAVRFERRRIADIHGQVQPPRDDDREFAQVQRASDINNSVYDEFIRPWLRQLINEPGAELLRRAHPFHQQQVAWSSLNPALWWLAGSAAQVSKDRHPASQNNPLLVWQELFSNQVQDALNGYRDLRDAAQEMCFYGVYGVLNSLTGNAPGRNLQEHAEQHDKVLIERLQDALPLGGLMEALIRILFLLGRDSDEPGKESVEKLILQMQVLLQGYSAEPLDLRETLRLQKLLVATHPQESLHSLPLMLAEVEERQQVLAAVANLLPELLTSGADNPFWCELHTLLDVPLPGFSLTQPPGEAEAIEEKVPAITPEPIKQKTPAVIPEPIKQKNPAAIPDPIAKIASPAGKPAKGKKGVKNLR
- a CDS encoding AraC family transcriptional regulator → MYRISSGYASVLVNTLSAQGLDVASLCREAGMDMESVNNPGAYCERRAIYRLWELGAQAAGDPDIGLKAYGNFHPGNLQIVGYTMMSSLNLKKALERLVRFSPLISTGFSLFFLPEQQHYRLAALDHQQKGSVKPRQYSDAGMASLLGFCRWLAGGNLPQPLSVEFAYPEPEDTSEHQRLFGCDLHFGAAYDSILFDGQELLRPLSMANEELAVLHDSFAEARLVSLHGFTIVGRIRALITKRLSQGQGSCDMESIAAALNISKRTLQRTLEKDGTQFKDVQNAVRRQLAEFYLRNSRFNMKHVAYLLGFHDHSSFNKACSRWFGMTPGQYRADESFEIEEAAPV